A window of the Microbacterium sp. AZCO genome harbors these coding sequences:
- the efeO gene encoding iron uptake system protein EfeO: MTSHRLAGAVALGVVGTLALAGCVAKADAAATDDGLTVTSTADTCAVSSATAKSGTLAFEVTNSGSDVTEFYLLADDGLRIVGEAENIAPGASRTLTVTAQPGDYYTLCKPGMVGDGVGKAPFTVTGDAVAATGDDAQQKQQAVDLYAAFVKDQVGQLVPAVQAFVTAYESGDDTAAQAQFPQVRAYYERIEPVAEALGDLDPRIDYREVDAVAEGLDWTGFHRLEKDLWVPAQDALNSDGETPAWQDWAPSTPAERASYGDQLIADVQELYDYVHGGEFEKTLDAQGIAGISNGAIALLNEVATGKITGEEDWWSHTDLSDFAANVEGSKMAVSLVEDFASAQGDKGANLVKQIDTGYSDLETALAAYGSLSAGFVPYTALTEDDKRQLTDLINALAEPLSQLTSTILE, translated from the coding sequence ATGACCTCCCATCGTCTCGCCGGGGCCGTCGCCCTCGGCGTCGTCGGCACCCTCGCGCTCGCGGGCTGCGTCGCCAAGGCCGACGCCGCTGCGACCGATGACGGGCTGACCGTCACGTCGACCGCCGACACGTGCGCGGTCTCGTCGGCGACGGCGAAGAGCGGAACGCTCGCGTTCGAGGTGACGAACAGCGGCAGCGACGTCACGGAGTTCTACCTGCTGGCCGACGACGGGCTGCGGATCGTCGGCGAGGCCGAGAACATCGCCCCCGGGGCATCCCGCACCCTCACCGTCACGGCGCAGCCGGGCGACTACTACACGCTGTGCAAGCCGGGCATGGTCGGCGACGGCGTGGGCAAGGCCCCGTTCACCGTCACGGGCGATGCCGTCGCCGCGACGGGCGACGACGCCCAGCAGAAGCAGCAGGCCGTCGACCTCTACGCGGCGTTCGTGAAGGACCAGGTCGGCCAGCTCGTGCCCGCCGTCCAGGCGTTCGTCACGGCGTACGAGTCGGGCGACGACACCGCCGCACAGGCGCAGTTCCCGCAGGTGCGGGCATACTACGAGCGCATCGAGCCGGTGGCCGAGGCGCTCGGCGACCTCGACCCGCGCATCGACTACCGCGAGGTCGATGCCGTTGCGGAGGGCCTCGATTGGACGGGCTTCCACCGCCTCGAGAAGGATCTCTGGGTGCCCGCGCAGGACGCCCTCAACTCCGACGGCGAGACGCCTGCGTGGCAGGACTGGGCTCCGTCGACCCCCGCCGAGCGCGCGTCCTACGGCGACCAGCTCATCGCCGACGTGCAGGAGCTCTACGACTACGTGCACGGCGGCGAGTTCGAGAAGACGCTCGACGCGCAGGGCATCGCGGGCATCTCGAACGGCGCCATCGCGCTCCTCAACGAGGTCGCGACGGGCAAGATCACCGGTGAGGAGGACTGGTGGTCGCACACCGACCTCTCGGACTTCGCGGCCAATGTCGAGGGCTCGAAGATGGCGGTCTCGCTCGTCGAGGACTTCGCGTCGGCGCAGGGCGACAAGGGCGCCAACCTCGTGAAGCAGATCGACACGGGCTACAGCGACCTCGAGACGGCGCTCGCCGCGTACGGCTCGCTCTCGGCCGGGTTCGTGCCGTACACCGCCCTCACGGAGGACGACAAGCGCCAGCTCACCGACCTCATCAACGCGCTCGCCGAGCCGCTCTCGCAGCTGACCTCGACGATCCTGGAGTGA
- the efeB gene encoding iron uptake transporter deferrochelatase/peroxidase subunit → MSSSVPQQSPGPAADRPAGPSGVSRRGLLGLAIAGAGAAGLAIGASAGSVAGIAARAKDQDAADSAYSFYGAHQAGITTPVQDHLHFASFDMMERTDAADLKQLLQDWSYAAARMTQGLDVSATGAVGGSPEAPPDDTGEALGLASSGLTITFGFGPTLFETADGVDRYGIAAQRPAGLEKLPPFLGDDLDPDKSGGDLVIQACADDPQVAVHAIRNLSRIAFGRARLRWSQLGFGRTSRTTESQETPRNLFGFKDGTANILADDTDALADHVWVAASDQPAWMAGGSYLVARKIAMLIETWDRVRLSEQEAIVGRSKGTGAPLSGGREFTDPDFTEKDAAGAPAIPVTSHVRLAHPEFNDGTRILRRGYNFVDGNDELGRLDAGLFFLSFQRDPDQFVRIQKTLATDAMREYIKHVGSGIWAVPPGAAKGSYVGAALFA, encoded by the coding sequence GTGAGCTCGAGCGTTCCGCAGCAGTCCCCGGGCCCGGCGGCCGATCGGCCCGCCGGGCCCTCGGGCGTCTCGCGGCGCGGCCTGCTCGGCCTCGCGATCGCGGGCGCCGGCGCGGCGGGGCTCGCGATCGGCGCGAGCGCCGGCTCCGTCGCGGGCATCGCGGCGCGCGCGAAGGATCAGGATGCCGCGGACTCGGCCTACTCCTTCTACGGCGCGCATCAGGCCGGCATCACGACGCCCGTGCAGGACCACCTGCATTTCGCGTCGTTCGACATGATGGAGCGCACCGACGCCGCCGACCTCAAGCAGCTGCTGCAGGACTGGTCGTACGCGGCGGCGCGCATGACGCAGGGACTCGACGTCAGCGCGACCGGGGCCGTCGGCGGATCGCCGGAAGCCCCGCCCGACGACACGGGGGAGGCGCTCGGCCTCGCCTCGAGCGGACTCACCATCACGTTCGGCTTCGGCCCGACCCTCTTCGAGACGGCCGACGGCGTGGACCGCTACGGCATCGCGGCGCAGCGCCCCGCGGGACTCGAGAAGCTCCCGCCGTTCCTCGGCGACGACCTCGATCCGGACAAGTCGGGCGGAGACCTCGTCATCCAGGCCTGCGCCGACGACCCGCAGGTCGCCGTGCACGCCATCCGCAACCTGAGCCGCATCGCCTTCGGCCGGGCGCGCCTGCGCTGGTCGCAGCTCGGCTTCGGCCGCACGTCGCGCACGACGGAGAGCCAGGAGACGCCGCGCAACCTCTTCGGCTTCAAGGACGGCACCGCCAACATCCTCGCCGACGACACCGACGCCCTCGCCGACCACGTGTGGGTCGCGGCATCCGATCAGCCCGCGTGGATGGCGGGCGGCTCCTACCTCGTCGCACGCAAGATCGCGATGCTCATCGAGACATGGGACCGCGTCCGCCTCTCCGAGCAGGAAGCGATCGTCGGACGCTCGAAGGGCACCGGAGCGCCTCTCTCCGGCGGGCGCGAGTTCACCGACCCGGATTTCACCGAGAAGGATGCCGCGGGCGCGCCCGCGATCCCCGTGACGAGCCACGTCCGGCTCGCGCATCCCGAGTTCAACGACGGCACCCGCATCCTCCGCCGCGGCTACAACTTCGTCGACGGCAACGACGAGCTCGGGCGCCTCGACGCGGGCCTGTTCTTCCTGTCGTTCCAGCGCGATCCCGACCAGTTCGTGCGCATCCAGAAGACGCTCGCGACCGACGCGATGCGCGAGTACATAAAGCACGTCGGCTCGGGCATCTGGGCGGTCCCGCCCGGTGCCGCGAAGGGCTCCTACGTGGGCGCAGCCCTCTTCGCCTGA
- a CDS encoding LacI family DNA-binding transcriptional regulator, with the protein MADPTPARAGRARISDVAAAAGVSVTTVSHALSGARAVNADTRERILQVAATLGYAPDRVASGLRRKRTGVVGFVGDYVASTPFAGQMIAGARGAGLERDMLLLVAESGGDVAAEQAIVDRFVAQRVDGLLLARMYHQRVIRPRVPSDVPIVLMDAAPERGWKVDAVVPDEAQITRLACDCLVREGHRRIAYADTVDPSRAARGRLLGVRAALGDAGIELTAADISSGTSDSAGGRAAGAALLDRVDRPTAIICFNDQIAMGVMQAGARLGLRVPEDLSVVGIDDLRPVADALDPGLTTVALPHAEMGAWAMSRLIARLDKIEKSSPRLHLMPGWLVERGSVAPPAA; encoded by the coding sequence GTGGCCGATCCGACTCCGGCGCGCGCGGGACGCGCGCGCATCAGCGATGTCGCGGCGGCGGCGGGGGTCTCGGTCACGACCGTGTCGCACGCCCTGAGCGGGGCGCGCGCGGTCAACGCCGACACCCGGGAGCGCATCCTGCAGGTCGCGGCCACCCTCGGCTATGCGCCGGACCGCGTCGCGAGCGGCCTGCGCCGCAAGCGCACCGGGGTGGTCGGGTTCGTGGGCGACTACGTCGCGTCGACGCCCTTCGCGGGACAGATGATCGCCGGCGCCCGCGGAGCCGGCCTCGAGCGCGACATGCTGCTGCTCGTCGCCGAGTCGGGCGGCGACGTCGCAGCCGAGCAGGCGATCGTCGACCGCTTCGTCGCCCAGCGCGTCGACGGACTGCTCCTCGCCCGCATGTACCACCAGCGGGTGATCAGGCCTCGGGTGCCCTCGGACGTGCCGATCGTGCTGATGGATGCCGCTCCCGAGCGCGGCTGGAAGGTCGATGCCGTCGTGCCCGACGAGGCGCAGATCACTCGGCTCGCCTGCGACTGCCTCGTCCGCGAGGGGCACCGGAGGATCGCCTACGCCGACACCGTCGACCCGTCCCGCGCGGCGCGGGGGCGACTGCTCGGCGTGCGGGCGGCGCTCGGCGACGCCGGCATCGAGCTCACGGCCGCCGACATCTCGTCGGGAACGTCGGACTCGGCGGGCGGGCGGGCGGCGGGAGCCGCGCTGCTCGATCGGGTCGACCGACCCACGGCGATCATCTGCTTCAACGACCAGATCGCGATGGGCGTCATGCAGGCCGGCGCCCGCCTCGGGCTGCGCGTGCCGGAGGATCTCTCCGTCGTCGGCATCGACGACCTGCGTCCCGTCGCCGACGCCCTCGATCCCGGGCTGACGACCGTCGCCCTGCCGCACGCCGAGATGGGGGCGTGGGCGATGTCGCGGCTCATCGCCCGGCTCGACAAGATCGAGAAGTCGTCGCCGCGCCTGCATCTCATGCCGGGGTGGCTCGTCGAGCGCGGCTCGGTGGCGCCGCCTGCCGCGTGA
- a CDS encoding glycoside hydrolase family 32 protein has protein sequence MTRTEPRTHAARTRRLVLALAAVVVLLVGVGVAVLVRPPASETPASPPPSEHPAADPARPAVHLTPERHWMNDPQRPFLLNGVWHYYYLYNGDYPDGNGTAWYHATSTDLVHWTDEGVAIDKYTNGLGDIWTGTAVVDHENTAGFGPDAVVAMVTQQSDGVQRQSLFVSQDGGYHFTPYDGNPVIDNPGVRDFRDPRLLWDDAHRRWVMALAEGDEIGFYTSPDLKDWTYRSGFTTAGLGVLECPDLFPMAVDGDPSRVRWVLAAGANGAAEGMTTGTAYWVGNWDGETFTPDDRQHQWLDHGADYYASVTWDDPRLSPEERLTTRYGIGWLNNWAYAGHVPGDEWHGGSDSIVRTIRLVDAGGRPSLRSTPVDGLSTLEGPAHRTGATTVAAGDVRELARAGSAAYRIRLDVAVDDLHGGELRVRIPRGASGAFTTVGYDPDAGQVFVARDADAIAAQMPDAYRAVRTAVVAPEDGRIHLDVIVDAASVEVFANGGAASLSMVSGSSGHPGGAVRIEASRGDVRVEDASLTPLREARVTRTAD, from the coding sequence ATGACGAGAACAGAACCCCGCACCCACGCCGCCCGCACGCGGCGCCTCGTGCTCGCCCTCGCGGCCGTCGTCGTGCTGCTCGTCGGTGTCGGCGTGGCGGTGCTCGTGCGACCGCCGGCGTCCGAGACGCCGGCATCCCCTCCTCCGTCGGAGCACCCCGCGGCGGATCCCGCCCGGCCGGCCGTGCATCTGACCCCCGAGCGGCATTGGATGAACGACCCGCAGCGGCCCTTCCTGCTGAACGGCGTGTGGCACTACTACTACCTCTACAACGGCGACTATCCGGACGGGAACGGCACCGCCTGGTACCACGCGACCTCGACCGACCTCGTGCACTGGACCGACGAAGGCGTCGCGATCGACAAGTACACCAACGGGCTCGGCGACATCTGGACCGGCACGGCGGTCGTCGACCACGAGAACACGGCGGGCTTCGGGCCCGACGCCGTCGTCGCGATGGTCACGCAGCAGTCCGACGGCGTCCAGCGCCAGTCGCTCTTCGTGTCGCAAGACGGCGGGTACCACTTCACGCCGTACGACGGGAATCCCGTCATCGACAACCCCGGCGTGCGCGACTTCCGCGACCCCCGCCTGCTCTGGGACGACGCGCATCGCCGCTGGGTGATGGCCCTCGCCGAGGGCGACGAGATCGGCTTCTACACCTCCCCCGATCTCAAGGACTGGACGTACCGTTCCGGCTTCACCACGGCGGGACTCGGGGTGCTCGAGTGCCCCGATCTCTTCCCCATGGCGGTCGACGGCGACCCGTCGCGCGTGCGGTGGGTGCTCGCCGCCGGCGCGAACGGCGCGGCCGAGGGCATGACGACCGGCACCGCCTACTGGGTCGGCAATTGGGACGGTGAGACGTTCACTCCCGATGACCGGCAGCACCAGTGGCTCGATCACGGCGCGGACTACTACGCCTCCGTCACGTGGGACGATCCGCGCCTGTCCCCCGAGGAGCGGCTCACGACGCGCTACGGCATCGGCTGGCTCAACAACTGGGCCTATGCGGGACACGTGCCGGGCGACGAGTGGCACGGCGGCTCCGACAGCATCGTGCGGACGATCCGTCTGGTGGATGCCGGGGGGCGGCCGTCGCTGCGATCGACTCCCGTCGACGGGCTGAGCACGCTCGAGGGCCCGGCGCACCGCACAGGTGCGACGACCGTCGCCGCGGGCGACGTGCGGGAGCTCGCTCGCGCCGGGTCGGCCGCCTACCGGATCAGGCTCGACGTCGCGGTCGACGATCTCCACGGCGGTGAGCTGCGCGTGCGCATCCCCCGGGGCGCGAGCGGCGCCTTCACGACGGTCGGCTACGACCCCGATGCGGGTCAGGTCTTCGTGGCGAGGGATGCCGACGCCATCGCCGCGCAGATGCCCGACGCCTATCGCGCTGTGCGGACCGCGGTCGTCGCGCCGGAGGACGGACGCATTCACCTCGACGTCATCGTCGACGCGGCCTCGGTCGAGGTCTTCGCAAACGGCGGAGCGGCGAGCCTCAGCATGGTGTCGGGCTCATCCGGACACCCGGGAGGGGCCGTGCGGATCGAGGCGAGCCGGGGCGACGTGCGCGTGGAGGACGCATCCCTCACCCCGCTCCGCGAGGCGCGGGTGACCCGCACGGCCGACTGA
- a CDS encoding glycoside hydrolase family 68 protein, whose product MHTSYRRPTRLVASGLAAGALVATALVAGSSAAIADPGLQDGPQPTTHTQEAFAPDADFTAKWTRADARQLKRLSDPTAPSRANSMPASLTMPTVPQDFPDMSNGKVWVWDTWPLTDEAGNQYSVNGQEIIFSLVADRKLGFDDRHVFAKIGYFYRPAGIPAAERPENGGWTYGGLVFKDGVTGKIFDDQSYSHQTQWSGSARISKNGEIKLFFTDVAFYRDASGKDLKPYDPRIALSVGKVHAGTKGVTFTGFDKVTDLLQADGTYYQTGAQNPYFNFRDPFTFEDPAHPGDTYMVFEGNSAMQRESASCDADDLGYQPGDPHAESVDAVNASGAPYQIGNIGLAKAKNKDLTEWEFLPPILSANCVTDQTERPQFVMKDGKYYLFTISHRSTFAAGLDGPEGVYGFVGNGIRSDFQPLNGGSGLALGNPTNLNFAGGQPFAPDYNQHPGHFQAYSHYVMPGGLVQSFIDTIGTKENFVRGGTLAPTVKMDIGVNGDAATTAVDYSYGNAGLGGWADIPANRHLFTTGKRGASVPDAAAQQIRAAVGPQLDDYLAGKPVPAPVKALIEKLLAQYGG is encoded by the coding sequence ATGCACACTTCGTATCGACGCCCCACGCGTCTCGTCGCGAGCGGTCTCGCGGCCGGCGCGCTGGTGGCCACGGCGCTCGTCGCGGGCTCGTCCGCGGCCATCGCCGATCCCGGCCTTCAGGACGGCCCCCAGCCCACCACCCACACTCAGGAGGCCTTCGCCCCCGACGCCGACTTCACCGCCAAGTGGACGCGGGCGGACGCGCGGCAGCTCAAGCGCCTCTCCGACCCCACCGCGCCTTCGCGGGCCAACTCGATGCCGGCATCCCTCACGATGCCGACCGTCCCGCAGGACTTCCCCGACATGTCGAACGGCAAGGTGTGGGTCTGGGACACCTGGCCGCTGACCGACGAGGCCGGCAACCAGTACTCGGTCAACGGGCAGGAGATCATCTTCTCGCTCGTCGCCGACCGCAAGCTCGGCTTCGACGACCGTCACGTCTTCGCGAAGATCGGCTACTTCTACCGCCCGGCCGGCATCCCCGCCGCCGAGCGTCCGGAGAACGGCGGCTGGACCTACGGCGGCCTCGTCTTCAAGGACGGCGTGACCGGCAAGATCTTCGACGACCAGTCCTACAGCCACCAGACTCAGTGGTCGGGCTCGGCCCGCATCTCGAAGAACGGCGAGATCAAGCTCTTCTTCACCGACGTCGCGTTCTACCGTGACGCCAGCGGCAAGGACCTCAAGCCCTACGACCCGCGCATCGCGCTCAGCGTCGGAAAGGTGCACGCCGGCACGAAGGGCGTGACCTTCACGGGCTTCGACAAGGTCACCGACCTGCTGCAGGCCGACGGCACGTATTACCAGACCGGTGCGCAGAACCCGTACTTCAACTTCCGCGACCCGTTCACGTTCGAGGACCCCGCCCACCCCGGCGACACCTACATGGTCTTCGAGGGCAACTCCGCCATGCAGCGCGAGTCGGCATCCTGTGACGCCGACGACCTCGGCTACCAGCCGGGCGACCCCCACGCGGAGTCCGTCGACGCCGTCAACGCCTCGGGTGCTCCGTACCAGATCGGCAACATCGGCCTCGCCAAGGCGAAGAACAAGGACCTCACCGAGTGGGAGTTCCTCCCGCCGATCCTCTCCGCCAACTGCGTGACCGATCAGACCGAGCGCCCGCAGTTCGTCATGAAGGACGGCAAGTACTACCTCTTCACCATCAGCCACCGCAGCACGTTCGCGGCCGGCCTCGACGGACCGGAGGGCGTGTACGGCTTCGTCGGCAACGGCATCCGGAGCGACTTCCAGCCGCTCAACGGCGGCTCCGGCCTCGCCCTCGGCAACCCGACGAACCTCAACTTCGCGGGCGGCCAGCCCTTCGCGCCGGACTACAACCAGCACCCCGGACACTTCCAGGCGTACTCGCACTACGTCATGCCGGGCGGGCTCGTGCAGTCCTTCATCGACACCATCGGCACGAAGGAGAACTTCGTGCGCGGCGGCACCCTCGCCCCGACCGTGAAGATGGACATCGGCGTGAACGGCGACGCCGCGACCACGGCTGTCGACTACTCGTACGGCAACGCCGGCCTCGGCGGCTGGGCCGACATCCCCGCCAACCGCCACCTGTTCACCACGGGCAAGCGCGGCGCGAGCGTCCCGGATGCCGCGGCTCAGCAGATCCGTGCGGCCGTCGGCCCTCAGCTCGACGACTACCTCGCCGGCAAGCCGGTCCCCGCACCGGTGAAGGCGCTCATCGAGAAGCTGCTCGCCCAGTACGGCGGCTGA
- a CDS encoding LacI family DNA-binding transcriptional regulator: MASRVRISDVAAAAGVSVTTVSLVLNDAKTRISAETRERVREAARTVGYAPSSLARGLRTQRTRTVGLISDQIATTPFAGRMLAGAQDVAREHGHLVFLLDTGGDAGIERDAIAALAAQQVDAMIYACMWHRVVDAPEGIRPDTVFLDCRPANGGHRAVVPDDRAGGAAAVRELVAAGHRRIAYVDAVEPKPIASRLRLEGYLEVLAEAGIEPDPALHLDAEISARGGRDAVDRLLSLPEDRRPTAIFFFNDRIAVGAYAAAHHRGLDIPRDLSIVGYDDQQFVAAEQDPPLTTVALPHYEMGRWAMEAALGVRAGEEQDATHLMECPVIRRDSVGPPPAQVAKPSRRRASHNTERPPSAAPDR, translated from the coding sequence ATGGCGAGCAGGGTGCGGATCTCCGACGTCGCGGCAGCGGCCGGCGTGTCGGTGACCACCGTGTCGCTCGTGCTCAACGACGCGAAGACGCGTATCTCCGCCGAGACGCGCGAGCGGGTCCGCGAGGCGGCGCGCACCGTCGGCTACGCGCCGAGCTCCCTCGCCCGAGGACTGCGCACGCAGCGCACGCGCACGGTGGGGCTCATCTCCGACCAGATCGCGACGACCCCCTTCGCCGGACGCATGCTCGCCGGCGCCCAGGACGTCGCCCGCGAGCACGGGCACCTCGTCTTCCTCCTCGACACCGGCGGCGACGCCGGCATCGAGCGCGACGCGATCGCGGCGCTCGCCGCGCAGCAGGTCGACGCCATGATCTACGCGTGCATGTGGCATCGTGTCGTCGACGCGCCCGAGGGGATCCGCCCCGACACCGTGTTCCTCGACTGCCGCCCCGCCAACGGCGGCCACCGTGCCGTCGTTCCCGATGACCGCGCCGGCGGCGCGGCGGCGGTGCGGGAGCTGGTGGCGGCGGGGCACCGGCGCATCGCCTACGTGGATGCCGTCGAGCCGAAGCCCATCGCCTCACGGCTGCGTCTCGAGGGCTACCTCGAGGTGCTCGCCGAAGCGGGCATCGAGCCCGACCCCGCGCTGCACCTCGACGCCGAGATCTCCGCACGCGGAGGTCGCGACGCGGTCGACCGTCTGCTGTCGCTGCCGGAGGACCGCCGGCCCACCGCGATCTTCTTCTTCAACGACCGCATCGCCGTCGGCGCCTATGCCGCCGCGCACCACCGCGGACTCGACATCCCCCGCGATCTGTCCATCGTCGGCTACGACGACCAGCAGTTCGTCGCGGCGGAGCAGGACCCCCCTCTCACCACCGTCGCTCTGCCCCACTACGAGATGGGCCGCTGGGCGATGGAGGCCGCGCTCGGCGTCCGCGCGGGGGAGGAGCAGGACGCCACGCACCTCATGGAGTGTCCCGTCATCAGACGAGACTCCGTTGGCCCGCCGCCGGCGCAAGTCGCCAAACCCAGCCGGCGACGGGCTTCACACAACACCGAGCGGCCGCCGTCGGCGGCCCCCGATCGGTGA
- a CDS encoding extracellular solute-binding protein translates to MKRRTIPILATAALTGLLALTGCGQAGQGGAQSADGRTQLTMWTHSAGNPAELKVYDKIIADFNASQDEYEVVNEAFPQGAYNDAIVAAAASGDLPCLLDLDGPIMPNWAWAGYLQPLDLPEELTGSLLPTAVGKWDDKIYSAGYWDAALAIFARKSVLEKNGIRIPTIDQPWTEDEFAAALAALKAGGYDTPIDIGAEDTGEWWPYAYSPFLQSFGGDLIDRSTMLSAKGALNGPEAVAWGEWFQKLFADGYAGNSGTVGNQEFVDDKVGLSYTGVWNALDSLDAVGDDLLILPPPDLGNGPKIGGGSWQWAISSTCPDADGARKYLEFSFQDEYLTAFADNQIVIPSTESAAEASKYFGTDGVLRPFVELSQKFAVPRPETPAYAVISSTFESAAKDIMSGADVKTTLDNAVSEIDANIASNDGYGFK, encoded by the coding sequence ATGAAGCGCAGGACGATCCCGATCCTCGCGACGGCGGCCCTCACGGGGCTGCTCGCCCTCACCGGTTGCGGGCAGGCCGGTCAGGGCGGAGCCCAGTCCGCCGACGGCCGAACCCAGCTCACGATGTGGACGCACTCCGCCGGCAACCCGGCCGAGCTGAAGGTCTACGACAAGATCATCGCCGACTTCAACGCGTCTCAGGACGAGTACGAGGTCGTCAACGAGGCGTTCCCGCAGGGCGCCTACAACGACGCGATCGTCGCGGCCGCGGCATCCGGCGATCTCCCGTGCCTCCTCGATCTCGACGGCCCCATCATGCCCAACTGGGCGTGGGCGGGATATCTCCAGCCCCTCGACCTGCCCGAGGAGCTGACCGGCAGCCTGCTGCCGACCGCCGTCGGAAAGTGGGACGACAAGATCTACTCGGCCGGGTACTGGGACGCCGCGCTCGCGATCTTCGCGCGCAAGTCGGTGCTCGAGAAGAACGGCATCCGCATCCCGACGATCGATCAGCCGTGGACGGAGGACGAGTTCGCAGCAGCGCTCGCCGCCCTGAAGGCCGGCGGCTACGACACCCCGATCGACATCGGCGCCGAGGACACCGGCGAATGGTGGCCGTACGCCTACTCGCCCTTCCTCCAGAGCTTCGGCGGCGACCTCATCGACCGCTCCACGATGCTCAGCGCGAAGGGGGCGCTCAACGGCCCCGAGGCCGTCGCGTGGGGCGAGTGGTTCCAGAAGCTCTTCGCCGACGGGTACGCCGGCAACAGCGGCACCGTGGGCAACCAGGAGTTCGTCGACGACAAGGTGGGCCTGAGCTACACCGGCGTGTGGAACGCGCTCGACTCCCTCGACGCCGTCGGCGACGACCTGCTCATCCTGCCCCCGCCGGACCTCGGCAACGGGCCCAAGATCGGCGGCGGCTCGTGGCAGTGGGCGATCTCGTCGACGTGCCCCGACGCCGACGGCGCACGCAAGTACCTCGAGTTCAGCTTCCAGGACGAGTACCTCACGGCCTTCGCCGACAACCAGATCGTGATCCCGTCGACGGAGTCGGCCGCCGAGGCGTCGAAGTACTTCGGCACCGACGGCGTGCTGCGCCCCTTCGTCGAGCTGTCGCAGAAGTTCGCGGTGCCCCGCCCCGAGACGCCGGCCTACGCCGTCATCTCGTCGACCTTCGAGTCGGCGGCGAAGGACATCATGAGCGGCGCCGACGTGAAGACCACGCTCGACAACGCGGTCTCCGAGATCGACGCGAACATCGCCTCGAACGACGGCTACGGCTTCAAGTGA
- a CDS encoding sugar ABC transporter permease, giving the protein MTVTPPTVAAETPRRSLRRFRSIKGRETWAGLAMMAPAGILLILFLAIPVILAFTLSFTNARLISPNPPRFVGLDNFVRAFTADPVFLQSAWNTFVFALVVVPVQAGLGLLLAVLVNRRLRGVTAFRVIFFVPVVTSIVVVSILWKFMYQKDGLINSMIDTLTFGAWSGVDWLNNPSTALGAIIVLSIWQAVGFHMIIWLAGLQTIPEELYEAAKMDGASPWRQFTNVTWPGLRPTMVFVLVTITIAALGLFVQVDVMTQGGPMASTSTIVFHAVRKGYEQQEIGYASAISLIFFVAVLLVALIQRRLTREKA; this is encoded by the coding sequence ATGACAGTCACCCCTCCGACGGTGGCGGCCGAGACGCCGCGCCGCTCGCTCCGCCGCTTCCGCTCCATCAAGGGCCGGGAGACGTGGGCCGGGCTCGCGATGATGGCTCCCGCCGGCATCCTGCTCATCCTCTTCCTCGCGATCCCCGTGATCCTGGCGTTCACGCTCTCGTTCACGAACGCGCGGCTCATCTCGCCCAATCCGCCGCGATTCGTCGGGCTCGACAACTTCGTGCGGGCGTTCACGGCCGACCCCGTCTTCCTGCAGTCGGCCTGGAACACGTTCGTGTTCGCGCTGGTCGTCGTGCCCGTCCAAGCGGGGCTCGGCCTCCTCCTGGCGGTGCTCGTCAACCGGCGGCTGCGCGGAGTGACCGCCTTCCGCGTGATCTTCTTCGTCCCGGTCGTCACGTCGATCGTCGTCGTGTCGATCCTGTGGAAGTTCATGTACCAGAAGGACGGCCTGATCAACTCGATGATCGACACGCTGACCTTCGGGGCGTGGAGCGGCGTCGACTGGCTCAACAACCCGTCGACGGCGCTCGGCGCGATCATCGTGCTGTCGATCTGGCAGGCCGTCGGCTTCCACATGATCATCTGGCTCGCGGGGCTGCAGACGATCCCCGAAGAGCTCTACGAAGCGGCCAAGATGGACGGCGCGAGCCCGTGGCGGCAGTTCACGAACGTCACGTGGCCGGGCCTTCGGCCCACCATGGTCTTCGTCCTCGTGACGATCACCATCGCGGCGCTCGGCCTCTTCGTCCAGGTCGACGTCATGACCCAGGGCGGTCCGATGGCCTCCACGTCGACGATCGTCTTCCATGCCGTCCGCAAGGGCTACGAACAGCAGGAGATCGGGTACGCCTCGGCGATCTCGCTCATCTTCTTCGTCGCCGTGCTCCTCGTCGCGCTCATCCAGCGACGACTGACCCGAGAGAAGGCCTGA